A genomic segment from Mastomys coucha isolate ucsf_1 unplaced genomic scaffold, UCSF_Mcou_1 pScaffold7, whole genome shotgun sequence encodes:
- the Cdhr2 gene encoding cadherin-related family member 2: MAWLWLLCMLLPAFTVSVTANSPPEFRSNMSYVTLPEDLPVGAVAFWLVATDRDGDQLTYGISGLNAYYFSVNSNTGEVKLISSLDAETVPSFKITISANDGHIQATNEMQVIVEDRNDNAPVFVNTEFSTSINETLPVGSVVFSVLAEDKDTGLAGVVQYFILKVIPSTDNSNNLFRILINGSIVLNDKLSYNNKSAFYQLELQACDSGGILNDMNITQCSQPVFVSISVIDEPDLDPQFVREFYSASVAEDATLGTSVLTVEAMDSDKGINDNVTYSISNSTRPGWFDIRENGVIFVSGSLDREHLLLDNEEVQIQVTATEKNLNIYGQEAKVSMWVTIRVTDVNDHKPEFYNCSLPGCSFSPQEAQVNFTGDVDEHASARISIDGLTMVAYDPDQGDNGTFLLSLKGQDAEAFNVSPERAAGSVSVQVVVKNSEMVDYEKTKEMVVEVVATDSVSNNFSVATVTIHLRNINDHRPVFSQSPYKLTVPEHSPTGYLVTDSINATDLDGDEWGPITYSLLPGNGADLFSVDPSSGNLTVKNGTLLDREKQAMYYLMLQATDGGNQSTTTTLEITLLDINDNPPVVQGSYNVFVPEVDGNVSVTIQAHDDDQPGTDNSRLVFSLLPGPYSSNFSLDPNTGLLKNVGPLDREAIDPALEGRIVLTVLVADCGSPSLSTDVNVTITVEDINDNLPVFNQSSYSFFVMERVPGALLGTVQAWDADQTVTNNRISFSLSGTGVNNFMLQGKVLEGGWAEGSLWLLPDVSLDYETQKFFNLTVSAENPGPQGLDSTVNVTVAVGDVNDEPPTLDAGSLRGISVAENGSEHGQVAQVIAQDVDTSAWLRIELVNVICTKAGVDVGSVCYGWFSVDANGSVYVNQSEAIDYEACHLVTLVVRAHDLATDPGFDAYSSNGSLLINIEDKNDNTPYFLPDNQTFVIIPELVLPRQQVASVQARDEDSGDNGIIKFSILKADFVRNDGTTNPVQVFRITQSVEAGLFTGSIELTTNLDSTIQGTYQVTVQAQDQPSVDPALETQTTLNLFTVDQSYRVRLQFSTNKEDVGANVEEIKGALIQATRTSVYVVTIQNIDSTARARVSSYMDAYFVFSNGSALTLTELNVMIRKDQDALRQLLQLGLVVVSSQESQDPDQSKLLTSVIIGLVVSLVLVLLIMIAALVCLRKSYHRKLRAMKAGKEARKTPIETTAPSATIPGTNVYNTDRANPMLDLPTKDLGLECHSSSDLDYDSLNSLDENSVDLDTDSKEFKRKDVAHDPPEPDPEPLTAVLSGRSAGTGGQQKDLSFTNPGLDTTDL; encoded by the exons ATGGCCTGGCTGTGGCTGCTCTGTATGCTGCTTCCTGCCTTCACGGTGTCTG TGACAGCCAACTCACCACCAGAGTTCCGGAGCAATATGTCATATGTGACCCTGCCAGAGGACCTACCAGTGG GTGCCGTGGCCTTCTGGTTGGTGGCTACAGACCGTGATGGCGACCAACTGACCTATGGAATTAGTGGCCTAAATGCCTACTACTTCTCTGTCAACTCAAACACTGGGGAAGTGAAGCTGATCAGCTCTTTGGATGCTGAG ACAGTTCCGTCCTTCAAGATCACCATCTCTGCAAACGATGGTCATATCCAA GCGACAAATGAAATGCAGGTGATTGTGGAGGACAGAAATGATAATGCACCTGTTTTCGTGAACACTGAATTCTCCACCAGCATTAACGAG ACCCTGCCAGTCGGCTCCGTGGTGTTCTCCGTGCTGGCTGAAGACAAGGACACAGGGTTAGCCGGTGTAGTGCAGTATTTCATACTGAAG GTCATCCCCAGCACGGACAACAGCAATAATCTTTTCCGCATCCTGATAAACGGCTCTATTGTGCTGAATGACAAGCTCAGCTACAACAACAAGAGCGCCTTCTACCAGCTGGAGCTGCAGGCCTGT GACTCAGGCGGAATATTGAATGACATGAACATCACCCAGTGCTCCCAGCCGGTTTTTGTATCCATCTCAGTGATTGATGAGCCAGACCTGGACCCTCAGTTTGTCAGGGAGTTTTATTCAGCCTCTGTGGCTGAGGATGCCACCTTG GGGACATCTGTGCTGACTGTGGAGGCCATGGACAGTGACAAAGGCATCAATGACAATGTGACCTACAGCATCTCCA ACTCCACGAGGCCTGGGTGGTTCGACATCAGGGAAAATGGGGTCATCTTCGTCAGTGGCTCCCTGGACAGAGAGCACCTGCTTCTGGACAATGAAGAAGTGCAGATACAGGTCACG GCGACTGAGAAGAATCTCAACATCTATGGGCAAGAGGCCAAGGTGAGCATGTGGGTCACAATAAGGGTGACTGATGTCAACGACCACAAGCCGGAATTTTACAACTGCAgcctcccaggctgctcctttAGCCCCCAGGAGGCCCAAGTCAACTTCACAGGTGATGTGGATGAGCACGCCTCTGCCAGAATCTCCATCGATGGTCTGACCATGGTGGCCTACGACCCAGATCAG GGCGACAATGGCACCTTCCTGTTGTCCCTGAAGGGCCAAGATGCTGAAGCCTTCAATGTGTCCCCAGAGCGAGCAGCAGGGTCTGTCAGTGTGCAGGTAGTGGTGAAAAACTCAGAAATGGTGGACTACGAGAAGACGAAGGAGATGGTTGTGGAG GTTGTGGCCACTGACTCAGTCAGCAACAACTTCTCTGTTGCCACGGTGACAATCCACCTTAGAAACATCAATGACCACAGGCCCGTGTTCTCTCAGAGCCCATACAAACTCACTGTGCCAGAGCACAGTCCAACAGGTTATCTCGTCACCGACAGCATCAAT GCTACAGACCTGGATGGCGATGAATGGGGTCCTATCACCTACAGTCTGCTTCCAGGAAATGG AGCAGACCTGTTTTCAGTGGATCCAAGCTCAGGGAATCTGACAGTGAAAAACGGCACGCTGCTGGACCGGGAGAAGCAGGCCATGTACTACCTCATGCTGCAGGCCACCGACGGCGGAAACCAGTCTACCACCACCACACTGGAGATCACTCTGCTGGATATCAATGACAACCCTCCCGTGGTCCAAGGCTCCTACAACGTCTTTGTGCCAGAGGTGGATGGCAATGTCTCTGTGACCATCCAG GCCCATGATGACGACCAGCCAGGCACTGACAACAGCCGCCTGGTCTTCAGCCTGCTGCCTGGGCCCTATAGCAGCAACTTCTCCTTAGACCCCAACACAGGGCTCCTCAAGAATGTTGGGCCCCTGGATCGAGAGGCCATTGACCCTGCCCTGGAGGGCCGCATCGTGCTGACTGTGCTCGTGGCTGACTGCGGCTCTCCTTCCCTAAGCACTGATGTCAACGTCACCATCACTGTGGAG GACATCAATGACAACCTGCCTGTATTTAACCAGTCCTCTTACTCGTTCTTTGTGATGGAGAGAGTTCCAG GAGCACTGTTGGGCACAGTGCAGGCCTGGGATGCTGACCAGACAGTCACCAACAACCGCATCAGCTTCAGCCTGTCTGGGACCGGCGTCAACAACTTTATGCTCCAAGGCAAAGTGCTGGAAGGAGGGTGGGCAGAGGGTAGCCTCTGGCTGCTCCCTGATGTGAGCCTGGACTATGAGACCCAGAAGTTCTTCAACCTGACAGTGAGTGCTGAGAACCCAGGCCCCCAGGGCCTCGATTCCACAGTAaatgtcactgtggctgtggggGATGTGAACGACGAGCCGCCAACCCTGGATGCAGGCTCCCTCCGGGGCATCTCTGTGGCTGAGAACGGCTCTGAGCATGGCCAGGTGGCTCAGGTGATAGCCCAGGATGTGGACACTTCTGCGTGGCTGAGGATAGAACTAGTGAATGTTATCTGCACCAAGGCTGGCGTTGATGTGGGCAGCGTGTGCTACGGCTGGTTCTCCGTGGATGCCAACGGCTCTGTGTACGTCAATCAGAGTGAGGCCATCGACTATGAGGCTTGTCACCTGGTTACGCTGGTTGTGCGGGCACATGACCTCGCCACAGATCCTGGCTTTGACGCTTACAGCAGCAATG GAAGCCTTCTCATCAACATTGAGGACAAGAACGACAATACCCCCTATTTTCTGCCTGACAACCAGACCTTCG TGATCATCCCAGAGCTTGTGTTGCCCAGGCAGCAGGTGGCTTCTGTCCAG GCCAGAGACGAGGACTCGGGAGACAACGGAATCATCAAGTTCTCCATCCTGAAAGCAGATTTTGTCCGCAACGATGGGACTACCAACCCCGTCCAGGTCTTCCGGATTACCCAATCAGTGGAAGCTGGCCTGTTCACTGGCAGCATCGA GCTGACGACCAACCTTGATTCTACTATCCAAGGCACATACCAGGTGACAGTCCAGGCTCAGGATCAGCCTTCTGTGGATCCCGCCCTGGAGACACAGACCACTCTGAAC CTCTTCACTGTGGACCAGAGCTATCGTGTGAGGCTGCAGTTCTCCACCAACAAGGAGGATGTGGGTGCCAATGTGGAGGAGATCAAGGG GGCTCTTATCCAGGCGACCAGGACCTCAGTCTACGTTGTGACGATCCAGAACATAGACTCTACGGCTCG GGCCCGGGTCAGCTCCTACATGGATGCCTACTTCGTCTTCTCCAATGGGTCAGCCCTGACACTTACGGAGCTGAATGT GATGATCCGGAAAGACCAGGACGCATTGAGGCAGCTGCTGCAACTggggctggtggtggtg agctcccaggagagccaggacccTGATCAGTCGAAGCTGCTCACCAGTGTCATCATAGGACTGGTGGTGTCTTTGGTGCTGGTCCTTCTGATTATGATTGCCGCCCTTGTGTGTTTGCGGAAGAG TTACCACCGGAAGCTTCGAGCTATGAAGGCTGGCAAAGAGGCCCGGAAGACACCAATAGAGACGACAGCTCCAAGCGCCACTATCCCAGGGACTAATGTGTACAACACTGATCG GGCCAACCCCATGCTGGATCTCCCCACCAAGGATCTGGGATTGGAGTGCCATTCCTCCAGTGACTTGGACTATGACAG CCTCAATTCCCTAGATGAGAACTCTGTGGACTTGGACACGGACAGCAAGGAATTCAAG AGGAAGGATGTTGCACACGACCCTCCTGAGCCTGACCCAGAGCCCCTGACTGCAGTACTCTCGGGAAGGTCGGCAGGTACGGGCGGGCAGCAGAAAGATCTGTCCTTCACCAATCCTGGCCTGGACACTACAGATCTGTGA
- the Gprin1 gene encoding G protein-regulated inducer of neurite outgrowth 1 produces MRDCCSSPKAIPAPPRHTLDQSLGMDSRHSSSSGAGEGASCSEKPDGSLACPPPTCGPLPETGRTHGALTSDASETTLFGKPVPMSSAEAAPAASEIRSPVFSEKMDSNSLKQAGSISTRKEEAGSLRREETVLKGKAEPMICGKGEPGMVGGMDCTAPGEDASGSLGRVDTACSSKVDLVSPGGENAGSLRKIETITSGKTDPRKENLVHSRREHPGSTGEGDLVRLGGNDMKPPEKADPASTKKTDPGFSGKPTPGSSGKTELVSSVTVAPVTSKNVNPVCSGIVDPAAVGNTETLSSAKEDPRFLGKKEPGSSGEGGLVSVKMAETASARQPEGMFPAKTDPTSTNSIGPSGRVDPVSLGNSELVSPVKPEHLSSGQAERVSLIKTETLSSGKEDSRSSRRADHTAITGNTKTSQKGNPESSGKKDSGSSSSGDTRSLGTWGSAAKAEAITEGKGDPQSLEKASLPASEKADPLALSKAGSASQGKAETVPSGEVGSVTLGKTVPASSGKTVLVSPGKMDLMASERAEGIPELKAPEKGNPGNSTQVDTGASGSTEPKSGVKVITQLPGATSPGKVETPPLPKEQPRLSEKMDPSRKVDPAASVEPVSLGKADSASPAPAKTVPPAPDKATASFRQSAGTSHSSAQPRRDTGSLGALPEPEPSASTSRKDLAAAAAQKSPSAEGAAPPPGPRTRDNFTKAPSWDAGAPPPREDAGTQAGAQACVSVAVSPMSPQDGAGGPAFSFQAAPRAPSPAPRPPSRRDAGLQVSLGAAETRSVATGPMTPQAAAPPVGPPVFPEVRVRPGSVLAAAMAPQEAAEPVRDVSWDEKGMTWEVYGASMEVEVLGMAIQKHLERQIEEHGRQGAPAPPPAVRAGPGRAGSVRTAPAEGAAKRPPGLFRALLQSVRRPRCCSRAGPTAE; encoded by the coding sequence ATGAGGGACTGCTGCTCCTCTCCAAAGGCCATCCCTGCACCCCCAAGGCACACCCTTGACCAAAGCCTAGGCATGGACTCTAGACACAGCAGTTCCAGTGGGGCTGGGGAAGGTGCCTCCTGTTCTGAGAAGCCTGATGGGAGCTTAGCCTGCCCTCCTCCTACCTGCGGCCCTCTCCCAGAGACAGGGAGGACACATGGAGCCTTGACCTCAGACGCCTCTGAAACGACTCTGTTTGGGAAACCAGTGCCCATGTCCTCAGCAGAAGCTGCCCCTGCAGCCTCAGAGATCAGAAGTCCTGTGTTCTCCGAGAAGATGGATTCCAACTCCTTGAAGCAGGCAGGTTCTATTTCCACACGAAAGGAAGAGGCTGGGTCCTTGAGGAGGGAAGAGACCGTGTTGAAGGGAAAGGCAGAGCCTATGATCTGCGGAAAGGGGGAGCCTGGGATGGTGGGAGGAATGGACTGTACAGCTCCAGGGGAGGACGCTTCTGGGTCCTTGGGAAGAGTAGACACGGCATGTTCCAGCAAAGTGGATCTAGTGTCCCCAGGAGGGGAAAATGCTGGGTCTTTAAGAAAGATAGAGACTATAACCTCAGGCAAAACGGATCCAAGAAAAGAGAATCTCGTGCATTCCAGAAGAGAGCACCCTGGATCCACAGGAGAGGGAGATCTTGTGCGTTTGGGGGGAAATGATATGAAACCCCCAGAAAAGGCAGATCCTGCGTCCACAAAAAAGACAGATCCTGGGTTCTCTGGGAAGCCAACTCCAGGATCATCAGGCAAGACAGAGCTTGTATCCTCAGTAACTGTGGCTCCCGTGACCTCCAAAAATGTGAATCCTGTCTGCTCAGGAATAGTAGATCCTGCAGCTGTGGGGAATACAGAAACTTTGTCCTCAGCCAAAGAGGACCCCCGGTTTCTTGGAAAGAAAGAGCCTGGCTcctcaggagagggtgggcttgTGTCTGTGAAAATGGCAGAAACAGCATCTGCCAGACAGCCAGAAGGTATGTTTCCAGCCAAAACAGATCCTACATCCACGAACAGTATAGGACCTTCAGGCAGAGTGGACCCTGTTTCATTAGGAAATTCGGAACTTGTGTCCCCGGTGAAACCAGAACACTTGTCTTCTGGGCAGGCGGAGCGTGTGTCCTTGATAAAGACAGAAACCTTATCCTCAGGAAAAGAAGATTcaaggtcctctagaagagcggATCACACGGCTAtcacaggaaacacaaaaacatcTCAAAAGGGGAATCCCGAGTCTTCAGGAAAGAAAGACTCTGGGTCTTCTAGTTCAGGAGATACCAGGTCTCTGGGGACTTGGGGCTCTGCTGCAAAAGCTGAGGCAATAACTGAGGGGAAAGGAGACCCACAGTCCTTGGAGAAGGCGAGTCTCCCAGCCTCAGAGAAGGCTGATCCCCTGGCTTTAAGCAAGGCGGGCTCTGCAAGCCAGGGAAAAGCAGAAACTGTTCCCTCTGGAGAAGTGGGCTCCGTGACTTTAGGAAAAACGGTCCCAGCGAGTTCAGGGAAAACAGTTTTGGTGTCCCCAGGGAAGATGGATCTCATGGCCTCAGAAAGAGCAGAAGGCATTCCAGAGCTGAAGGCTCCTGAGAAAGGGAATCCTGGGAACTCCACCCAGGTGGACACCGGGGCCTCAGGGAGTACGGAGCCCAAATCTGGGGTCAAAGTGATAACCCAGCTCCCAGGTGCCACATCCCCGGGAAAGGTGGAAACTCCGCCTTTGCCAAAAGAGCAGCCACGGCTGTCTGAGAAGATGGATCCCTCTAGAAAAGTCGACCCCGCGGCGTCTGTGGAGCCTGTGTCCCTGGGGAAGGCTGACTCTGCATCTCCGGCTCCTGCAAAGACTGTCCCTCCGGCTCCAGACAAGGCCACAGCCTCTTTCAGGCAATCAGCTGGTACATCCCACAGCTCAGCCCAGCCCCGGAGAGATACCGGGAGCCTCGGGGCCCTGCCCGAGCCGGAGCCCTCTGCCAGCACCAGCCGGAAAGACCTAGCGGCAGCGGCGGCTCAGAAGAGCCCCAGCGCGGAGGGTGCAGCGCCCCCGCCAGGGCCACGGACTCGCGACAACTTCACCAAGGCGCCGTCGTGGGACGCCGGAGCGCCACCGCCGCGCGAGGACGCGGGCACGCAGGCAGGCGCGCAGGCCTGCGTCTCGGTGGCGGTGAGCCCCATGTCTCCGCAGGACGGCGCGGGCGGCCCGGCCTTCAGCTTCCAGGCGGCGCCGCGCGCGCCCAGCCCGGCGCCCAGGCCGCCCTCGCGCCGGGACGCGGGCCTGCAGGTGTCGCTGGGAGCCGCCGAGACGCGCTCGGTGGCCACGGGGCCCATGACGCCGCAGGCCGCCGCGCCGCCCGTCGGGCCGCCGGTCTTCCCCGAGGTGCGGGTGCGGCCAGGCTCCGTGCTGGCGGCCGCCATGGCGCCGCAGGAGGCGGCCGAGCCGGTGCGCGACGTGAGCTGGGACGAGAAGGGCATGACGTGGGAGGTGTACGGCGCCTCCATGGAGGTGGAGGTGCTGGGCATGGCCATCCAGAAGCATTTGGAGCGTCAGATCGAGGAGCACGGCCGCCAAGGGGCGCCGGCGCCGCCGCCCGCCGTCCGCGCGGGCCCAGGCCGTGCAGGCTCCGTGCGCACCGCGCCGGCCGAGGGCGCCGCCAAGCGCCCGCCCGGCCTCTTCCGCGCGCTGCTGCAGAGCGTGCGCCGGCCGCGGTGCTGCTCGCGGGCGGGACCCACCGCCGAGTGA